tgctgagacACCTGGGCTGGCTGTGGGGAAGCTCCTGCCTGCCTCTGACTCAAGGGGGACTGGCTGCCGTGGGCTGTGTGCCTGCCCACGAGGGCttctcccaggcagctgggccGTTCCAGGCCTCTGTTGCCATCCTGGGCTCTGGGATCAGGCTGAGGCCCCTCGCGGCTGGGCCATTCTCCGCTGGGCAGCCttggcctcagtctcctcacctgCCAAGTGGGTTTGGTGATGCGATTTGCTCCCCGTTGCATCCGGTGGGCACGTGTGTGCAGAGTGGCCCGCACCTGGCTGCTCCCCTGGTGACTCATGAGGGTGTCCTGAGCAGGGAGCCACACTCGCAGTCGGGGGCTCAGGCGATGGCACAGGGGCGGCAGTTGCCACCATGAAAGGCTGTGACGAggccgggcacagcagctcacgcctgtggtcctagcgctttgggaggctgaggtggatggatcacctgaggtcaggagttcgagaccagcctgggcaacatggtgaaaccccgtccttactaaaaatacaaaaaagtggccgggcatggtggcgagcgcctgtagtcccagctacttgaacctggacggcagaggttgcagtgagccgagatcgtgccactgaactccagcctgggcaacagagcaagactccaaaaaaaaaaaaaaaaaaggcgatgACGAGGGTGTCTGGGTGTCTAAGCAGCAAAGGAAGCGTCAGCCAGAGTGGGGCGTGTGGCCGCAGGAACCAGACAGGCCAGCTGGAGCTCAGGCCGCAGGCGGCTGCACAGACCCAGACTCGACCCTGCTGAGGAGGCACTGACTGTGGTGCTGTGACTGTAGGGTGTGGGCAACAGCACCCAGTGGGCAGGGACCTGGTGAGGGCACTGAGCCCCCGGGAACCAGGCGGGTGCAGAGAGGTACCCTGGGTGCCGTCCTTGCCCCTGAGCTCCCCGTCTCTGGGTGGTTCCTAGGgtggtcccagctctgcctgccAACCCCCCACCCCTGAGCGCCTGCAACCTTCTCAGTGTCCCTTAGTGGTGGTGAGAGGACAGTGGGGGTGCCGGGCCCTGCTGCCCATCGTGGCGGGGAAGAGCCGGCGTGGGCAGGGAGCCACCAGGAAGTGAGGGCTGCTGCTGCCGGTGTCACCGATGGGGCCGGGCAGGAAGTCTCCCCAGCTGCCCCCCAGCCCACCCTGCCTTCTCCTCGTCCCTGCAGTGGCCTGGCCCTCCCAGGCCTCCTGAGCAGCCCTGGCCAAGTCTTCAGAAGATGGCCTGAGTCTTCCCAGGCTGTGTGGCATCTGTCTGTGGCCGCTGCTTGCTCTGTGTGTCTGCGGTTGTGCCAGATACTGTGACAGTGACAGCCTGCCCCTGCCTCTCAAGCGTCTGGCCAGCACCCTGGAGTGGCTCTGCACAGCTGGGTTCTCTGGAACGGGCTCCCTGCAGCACCCTGTGAGCATGGAGCCTGGCGTTGTGATCGGGCACCAGCAATACCCAGGGAACCTGTGGATGTCGGCTGCCCTCTCGGGCCGGCTGGCGCAGGGGTCTGCCCCGGGCAGATGCCAGTGCTGAATTTCCTCCTACTTAGAACTCTGCCACCATGAGGACTTTCCTCTGAGCCTCGGGCGAGCTGTAGTGTACCCCTGGCACTGGCACGGATGGGCACATGTGGGGTTCCGGTCCCTAGTGGCGGTGCCTGAAGCCACCTGGGAAAGAGAAGGCAGAGTTCGGGGCCTGGGCCGAGGCACGCCCTGGGAGGTGAGGCGGGGCCCCAGCCTGGGCTGAGGCAGCGGCTTCGCTCACGCCTCGTCCATCCAGCTTGTCCTGGGAGTGCGTGGTGCGTGGGGCCCAGGGACAGACGGTGTGAATGTGCGATGTGGTGGCAGCTgctgagggagggaagaaaggggtGCAGGCGCCGCACGTGCCCTTGCCGCTGGGGCTGCGGGGCCTACACACTGCCGATCAGCCAGGAAGCTTTGGGCATCCTTTAGGAAAACAGTAGCCAGCACGGGGGCTCCTACCGAGGCCAAGGGCTGCGCCATGACCCTCCCTGGGGTCTCCTGATGTGCACAGCTCCCCGAGGGCCCTGCCACCCCCAGGGGCTGAGTCACTGTCACCAGGAAGTCAGTCATCTGGGGCCTGCAGGTCTCCAGCCCACTCCGCTCCATGCGCCTGGCCCTGGGCCCTCAGGACATGCGCCCCGTGCAGTCCCCGTGGATGAAGGGGCCCCTGCTGCCCTGCCAGGTCCCACCCCGGGATGAGGCCATCGCACTCCAAGGGGTGCATGGGTGGAGCCCGGCACTGGCAGGCTCCCTCCCACCCTGGCTGCCTGGCCAGCTGTTGCTATGGTGATGATGCCGGGTGATCTTACCTCCTGCACCTGTCCTCTGAGGGAGAGGTGAACAGATTCACCATCCTCTGCTAGGGCCAGAGGCTCCAATGGGGCCTCTGTGGGGGCCCCCAGTGCGTGCCGCCCCCGGAGAAGGTGGGGCAGCTCCTCCACCAGGCCCCCTTGCCCAGGTGTTTCTACTTGTGGCTGCCCCGATTTAATAGGAGACCAAGCGGTCTCTCGGCTGTGCCCGTGGAGGAGGAGGGTGGCTGGAGACCCCCAGGTCCAGCCCCTCCCACTGTCTGCCAGCAGAGGCTCAGCCTCCCCCGGATATCCGGGATCCACCTGTCACTCGCCTTCGTGACCAGAGCCTCGGTTCCGGCCTTCCATGGCCCTGGAGGGGCTGGCCGGGGGCCTGAGGGACAGCCTAGAGCCCTGACAACACCCAGGAGTTGGGTCTCAGCCCTTGGCGTCCTTGATGGCGGCCGGATTTCAGATATGAGTGAGTGTCCAGGCCGTCCTCCGTGACAGGGCAGAGGCTTGGAGCAGAGAGGTGACCTTTGAACCACCTGGGGTGGGCGTTCCAGCAGCAGGGCCGACGTGCACAGGCCGCGACGCCGGAGTGGGTGCTGCAGGGAGAGGGTTCTGGACGGTGCTGTGGCACCAGGCCCCACGGCTGCTGCAGGCAGGACAGCGGGGGGCCAAgaggaggccagggctggggcagatGAGTGTGTATGTGGCCAGGTCGGGCTGTCGGGAGCTGGCAGTGCAGGTGGCAGGAGCATGCGTTGTGCCCTGGACTGAGACGGGAACCCGGGAGCCCGACAGAAAGCCAGTGATGCACAGAGGGGCTGAGCTCGGCACATGGGGACCAGAGTGGCCGAGCGCTGTGCCAGGCCATGTGGGCGTGTGCAGGGCCCCGTGCTTGTCCAGGAGAGAtttggggctggggctggcaaGCCAGGGTCCTCAGAGGGAGACAGCTTCTCCCTCAGGCCCTTCTGGGGCCGCCTGACCTTGTGGATGTGCCCAGCAGGAGAGATGGTGGTCGGGGTGGCTGCACAGCAGACTTACGTCCCGCCCTCAGTGGGGGCCAATGCAGCCGTTCCAGGTCGACTGGGTGGTGCTAGCCTGGGGAGTCACCATGCAGGGAGAGCCTGAGCCCTGGGCTGCCCCTCCATTCCCGGAGACCCGCCCAGGCGATGGAGCGGCCCCCCTGGCTCCCGGTCAGCTGGCGGGCGGACGGCGGCAACCCCCGAGTCCAGAGGAGCCCCGATAGACCCGACACCAGCAGAAACCAGGGGTTCAGATTTGACTGTGAAGTCTCAGCGTGTTTACACGGGGCGCCCCAGTCCCGACACCCTAAACACACCCCAAGAACCCACGCCTGGGGAGAGTTGTCACGGCCACTGGCAGAGCCGCCCTGCTCCCACGCTAAGCTCAGGGCCATGGTGGTGGTCGTtggctgcttccccttcccctttccctttttctttttctttttctgacagggtctcactctgtggcccaggctggagtacagtggtgcgatctcggctcactgcaacctccgcctgccgggtttaagcgattctcatgcctcagctcctgagtagctgggattacaggcacccgccaccgtgcccagctaattattgtatttttagtagagacggtgtttcactatgttggccagggtggtctcgaactcctcacctcaagtgatctgcccacttcggcctcccaaagtgctaggattacaggtgtgagccaccgcgcctggccctttttttctctttctttctttctttctttctttctttctttctttctttctttctttctctttctctctctctctctcttcttttctttcttttttttttttttgagatgctgcctcactctgttgctgcaatcttggctcactgcagcctccacctcccgggttcaagcgatcctggcacctcagcctccctaggagctgggaccacaggcgcctggcccatttattttaatagctttatctCAGTATTTTCACATACCATACGATCTACCTGGTGAAACGTTTGTAGTATATTCATaaagttgtgcaaccaccaccacagtcTAATTCCAGAGCATTCTCACAGCTGCAAAAAGAAACCCACCTCATCCCTGCCAGCCGTCACTCCTCATCCCCTCCCCCAAGCCCTGGTGCTCACACATCCCCTCCCCGACTCTGTGGCTCGGCCTGTCCTGGACACTTCATAGACGTGGGATCACATGCCGCgtggccttctgtgtctggcGTCTGTCACTGGACGTGATGTCCTCAAGATGcgtcccccccgccccccgctgTGGCCTGGTCTGGGCCTCACCCCTTTCCATGGTTGAGCTGTGCTCTGAGGTGCGGGTGGACACTGGAGCTGTTTGTACCTGCCGGTGACGATGATGAACTGTGCTGCTGTGAACCCTCACCTGCCAGTTCTGGCGATGTGAATGCCTGGTGGGCAGGTGTCTTCGTTTCTCTGGGGTCTGTGCCTGGAGTGAAAGTTCTGGCTCATGGGCCGTGGGGTAGTTCCGTCTGGGGGACTTCTGGGCTCCCCGCAGGCCTGGACGGGGTCTCGCATCTCATCCTGGCTGGCCCTGGGAGGTGGCATCTCGCTGGGGCTGGCCGGCTGTGTTTCCCCAGCACGTGTTTTTGGAGGCATGTCCTGTAcaggtcctttgcccaattttttttttttttttttgagacggagtctcgctctgtcgcccaggctagagtgcagtggcgtgatctcggctcactgcaagctctgcctcctgggttcaagccattctcctgcctcagcctcccaactttgcccatttttagttgggttgcctgtttctcttttcctttttttttttttttttttttagaggcagggtctggctctgtcacccaggctagtgcagtggtgggaccacagctcactgcggtctcgacctcctggactcaagccattctgcctcctgcctcccgctcctgcctgcctccccctccccagtagctggagctacagacCCGccccagcacacccagctaatttgttttttgtagaaatggggtttggccatgttggccaggctggtctcaagctcctgacctcaaatgatctgcccgcctcggcctctcaaagtgcagggatcacAGGTgcgagctgctgcacctggcctgggctgtccttttcttcttcttcttcttcttcttttttttttttttgagacggagtctcgctctgtcacccaggctggagtgcggtggcgcaatctcggctcactgcaagctccacctcctgggttcacaccattctcctgcctcagctgcccaagtagctgggactacaggcgcccgccaccacgcccggctaattttttgtattttttttagtagagacggggtttcaccatgttggtcaggctggtctcaaactcctcgcctcaggtgattcgcctgcctcggcctcccaaagtgccaggattacgggtgtgagacaccatgcctggccagcattttttttttttttttttttttgatgcggagtcttcctctgttgcccaggctggagtgcaatggtacaatctcagctcactgcaacctctgcctcccaggctcaagcaattctcctgcgtcagcctcccaagtagctgggattacaggcgcctggcaccacacctgactaatttttgtatttttttagtagagatggggtttcgccacgttggtcaggctggtctccaactcctgatcttaggtgatccgcccacctcggcctcccaaagtgccaggattacaggcctgagccgccGCGCCCCCAGTGATGGTGAAGCATGCCAAGCATTCGTGGGGCGTGGGCTGAAACGCGTGTGGTGCCTCCCGGCCTCGCCAGGAGCCGGGCCGCACTTTTTCTATGTTGTAGATGGTGCCTCTTCACTCTCCCCTCACGATGGGTTCGTGTGCATCTGGCATCGTTTGCTCACCCTGGCCTTAGTCCCTTCCCACCCAGTGCTTCAGTGGCAGGAGCAGGTGAGGCAGGCACGGCGTGGTGTGGGCGGGGGCCCAGCTGTCAGCCCTCCCCTTGGGCACTGCCCGCCAGACCCCCATTTCTCCCGAGTCAGCGGGTGAGGCCGGGATCTTGCTTGCTGGAgaggccccagcccctgcccctgcgGAGACTGAACAGCCCCGGTGCAACCTGCATCCCCAGAGCCTGGGTCCGCCTTGGCTCCCCTCACAGCAGTACCCCGTGCACCGTGGGAGCCTCGTCTCTCTGTTTTTGTCCGTGTTACCTGGGGGTGGTCTTGGGACCCCCGTGTGAGCCCCTGGCGTGGCGACACGTGCCGTCGTGAGGCCATTTTCACGTTACTGCGATGGAGCACTTGAGACTGGGTCGTTCACAGAGAGTGGTTGATTTGGCTTCCAGTttccagttctgcaggctgtgcggGAAGCGTGTGTCAGCATCTGCCCGGCCCCTGGTGAGGCCGGGAGGCACCACGCGCTTTCCAGCCCAGGCCCCACGAATGCTCGGCACTCTCCGCCATCACCAGGGGCCCAGCCATCCATGAGGGGTCCGCCCCGTGAGCCAGTGCCTCCAGCAGCCCTTCAGCCCTGGGGATCCCCTTGCAGTGTGAGGTCTGCAGGGGGTGGCGCCCATCCTGCTCGGCATGGCTGTGGCTTGAGGCTGGTACTGGGGAACCGTGAACATGGTTTTGGGACTCACACACGGCTGTCCCCGGGCAGGGTCCTCACGTCTCCTGGGACATCACCGTGTTGGCCTTGCGTTGTCCTTGGCTCCAGGGGGAcctagggatggggtcttgcagGGGCGTGGCCAGTGTGGATGTGGCCTCCCCCGAGCCAGGGGAACGGGCTGTGTGCGGGGCTGCCAGAGTGTTCTGGAAATGCCACTGTGAGGTATCGGGGCGCCTCCGAGTGCCCCTGTGTGAGGAGGTGCCCAGGCACTGGTGACGCCCGTCACGGTGGGGCCAGGTCAGGCTCAGCCAAGGCACCGATGACGCTGGTGACGCCCATCACGGTGGGGCAGGTCGGAGGGGCTCAGATCGCTAGGAGCCACCGAAGGGTCAGCGAGTGGCTGGCAGAGGCCAGGTGCCCTCAGCCGCCCTCCAGGACCCATGGGTTGGCGGCCGCCCTGGCCTGTGTGTGCCTGGCCAGCCAGAGACCACTGGGTCCTCACCCTTGAGGGGGTTTTGCAGGTGATGCCGGGCGTCACCGTGACCTGGCCTCCTGTTCTCTTCTGCAGGATTATATCTGTCCAAGATGCGAGTCTGGTTTTATCGAGGAGCTTCCGGAAGAGACCAGGTAATGCAGCCCCCTGTTGAAGAGGCTGGGAGAGCCAGCCGAGCCTCAGCTGTTGTCGGGGTGTGGGCTGTGTTGGCGTCCGCCCCCCGAGTGTGTGGCCGGCAGGCCCTGGCATCCGTGGCTCTGGGAGCACTTCCCTCTGTGCGGGCAGCCGCGTGCCATTCCCTTCCGTCATGGCGGGGCCGGGGCCAGAGGGGAGTGCCGGCAACCTGTGCAGCTGCTCACCTCCCTTAGCCTCGGCGGCTGATCTGGTGACCCAGGCCCTCCGGGGAAGGGGCCATGGGGCCCCCACCCACATCCTCACACTTAGGAGGTTGTTGGGGTCTGCACCGGTTTACAGAGAAACCCATGGTTTACTGGCAAAGGAAGAAGCAGCGGGTTATGGTGCCAAATGCTGGGGCGGTGGCGGGTGGGAAGCAGTGCCAAGGACAATTCCCGCTCTCCCAATACGGGCTTTTGAGGGGAGGGAGCGCCTGGCGCATGGGGGCCGGGGTAGCTGGCGCTGCTGATGCGCACTCTCTCCCCAGGAGCACAGAAAATGGTTCTGCCCCCTCCACAGCTCCCACGGAGCAGAGCCGGCCACCGTTGGAGGTGAGTCGCCACCCCTCGTGCTTCCGGATTGTGTTGGCCTTGCTCGGGGCTCCGAGCACCAGCCTGCCCCCACCTTGCCGCCCTGGGCTCTCCCTGCCACACGGCAGGGAAATTTGTCCCTCCAGTGACCCGGGCCGGGGATCAGGGGTGGCCCACGCTGCTTGGTTGGGGCCAATGGTTACTCGGAGGAAAGTGAAACTTCTGTCGAGGCGTCTCACACCAGCGGGGCAGGCTCTGCCCAATTCCTGCCTCCCTGTCTGCGTCTCCCTCCCACCCGGCACCCAGCAGGGCCTGTCTTGCTTTCTCCTTTGTCTTTGTGCCCTAGCGCCCCCAGCAGACTGCACGGGCCTGAGCCCCCGAGGTCACgcccccctcctctccccagcacGTGGACCAGCACCTGTTCACGCTGCCGCAGGGCTACGGACAGTTTGCTTTCGGCATCTTCGATGACAGCTTCGAGATCCCCACGTTCCCTCCTGGGGCGCAGGCTGACGACGGCAGGGACCCTGAGAGCCGGCGGGAGAGAGAACATCCGTCCCGGCACCGGTACGGCGCCCGGCAGCCCCGCGCCCGCCTCACCACGCGGCGGGCCACCGGCCGGCACGAAGGCGTCCCCACGCTGGAAGGGTGAGGGGGCCCCGGGGGTGGCCGCGAGGGCCCCATGCCGTGAGGTCGAAAGTTCTGGCGCTTAGAATCCAGCACGGGTTCCACGGAAACGTGGCATCATCCGTAGCCTCTCTGGAGAGGCCGCCCGGCCAGGCGCCCCAGCCCCCTGCGACTCCCCACACGGCTCTTCGGAGACAGAAGTGTGCCGGTTCAGGGAGTGGGTTGACCACAGAGCGGGGCACAGTACGCCTGCCAGGCCCACATGCTCTGGAGACTGCTGACCACATGCGTGTCGTCAAGCGCTGTCCTGGCCTTGGGCCCGGACCAGAGCCTGGGGGAGCCGTCGCTGGGCTCCACTCCTGGCGGTTGATCCTTCTATGGTTGTGTGTCTCACGTGCTGGAAATGTCATCTTTAAAAGTGGCTAattttgccaggcacggtggctcagtgctgtattcccagtgctctgggaggtcgaggagggaggatcgcttgaggacaggagtttaagaccagcctgagcaacgcaGGGAGGCCCcgtctctaatttttaaaaagtagctgaggctgggcgaggtggctcacacctgtaatcccagcactttgggaggccgaggcgggcagatcactgaggtcaggagtttgagaccagcctgaccaatatgatgaagctccgtctctactaagaatacaaaaattagctgggtgtggcgggcgcctgtaatcccagctactcaggaggctgaggcaggagaatcacttgaacccaggaggcagaggttgcagtgagcccaggtcgtgccattgcacttcagcctgggtgacaagagtgaaactctgtctcaaaaaaaaaaaaaaaaaaaacatagccaggagtggtggacctctcctgtggtcccagctacttgggaggctgaggcgggaggatcacttaagcccagaggttggggctgcagtgagccaagatcaagctgctgctctcctgcctgggcatcggagtgagaccctggctcatagtaaaataaataaatagaagctaTTCTAGAAGCTGATGCTGGCCCTGCCCTTGGTGCTCACCACGGAACTGGCAGGCCTGGCGCCTCTCCTGTGTGTGGGGCGGCTTCACCCCATGACTGGCCCTCGCTTTTCCAGGATCATCCAGCAGCTCGTCAACGGCATCATCACGcccgccaccatccccagcctgggtccctggtgagtgggagggggtggagggggtgcCTGTCCCCATCCCCAGCCTGGGCCCCTGGTGAGTGGGAGGGTAGATGCACCTGCCCCAGCTGCCCGTCAGCCATTTGAACCCCACCTTCCACCTCCAGGGGAGTCCTGCACTCAAATCCTATGGACTACGCCTGGGGGGCCAACGGCCTGGACGCCATCATCACACAGGTACAGCGTGGCCACGGCCCGGAGTGCCTGCTGGGGGAGGGCTGGGCTGCCCATCCCGGGAGCTGCCTCACTGCCCAGGCCCACGAAGCCCCACAAAGGTGAAGGGGATGTGAGCACAGCCTCCTGCTCTGGCGGGCACAGGGGGCAGCTCCGGCCTTCCTCCTGCCATTTCTGAGTCTTGGCAACCTAGAGGGTTCTCCGTGTTCACGCGGAACGTCGTAGCAAAACCGTGCAGAGGACTCGCCCGCAGCCACACGGTCACATATGCAGGAGGCCACGCGGTCCCTCTTCCCAAAGGTCGCGCCCTGACCTGCTTCCAAGCGCCGCCCGCCTCAGCCCTGCTGAGCCGCCCTTGGAGCATTTTGTCACTGGCAGGACCCGACCCTCACAGTAGCCCACGAGCCAGAGCGCGACCCCCCCATTCCGCCGTCAGGGGACCCAGGAGCGGGGGGGCCGCGTGGGGTCCACAGTGACCTCTGACCTGGGGCGGGATCCAAGGGGCCCAGGACAGACGCGGCCTCGGTGCTTTTGCAGGTCCTGCAGCCTCGCGTTTCAGAGCCCCGGGCCGGGCCCCCGAGGAGCTCCCGGCACTCTCGCCTCTTGTCTTTCAGCTCCTCAATCAGTTTGAAAACACGGGCCCCCCACCggcagataaagagaaaatccagGCCCTCCCCACCGTCCCCGTCACTGAGGAACACGTAGGTATGAGAgcccagcctcccgagcagcgggggttacaggcgcccgccgccacacctggctcatACTTGTATTTtcggtggagacggggtttcaccgcgttggccaggcaggtctcgagctcctgacctcaggtgatcctcccgcctcggcctcccagagtgctgggatgacaggcgtgagcccccgcgcccggcctccagcgTTTTCCTGAAGGTGGGCTGGGAGGAGAGGTTTCTCTCCAGGTCCCCTCTGGCGGCCCGAGGGGCACACACACGGCTTTTCTCCCCTCGCTGGGCTCAGGGGCGGCCTCCGGCTGAGGCTGTGGAGTAGCCTGCCCTCGAAGGCTCGGCAGGCCCCCCACGCCCGCTGTGACCACAGCCGCACACTCCTGCAGGCTCCGGGCTTGAGTGCCCTGTGTGCAAGGACGACTACGCGCTGGGTGAGCGTGTGCGGCAGCTGCCCTGCAACCACCTGTTCCACGACGGCTGCATCGTGCCCTGGCTGGAGCAGGTGAGTGCCCTGCCCACCCGCCCCCCGACTGCGGCCCTCCCGCCTCTAACCTGCCCCTTCTCCCATCCCTGCCTCTGTCCCCGCAAAGCACGACAGCTGCCCCGTCTGCCGAAAAAGCCTCACGGGACAGAACACGGCCACGAACCCCCCGGGCCTCACTGGGGTGAGCTTCTCCTCCTcgtcgtcctcctcctcctccagctcgcCCAGCAACGAGAACGCCACAAGCAACTCTTGAGCCCGCGTCGGCCGTCGGGAAAGCACGGGCCTTTCCCACCCACCCTCAGCCAGCGCCACACGGCACCCACAGACTGGGTGCCCCAGCGGCGCCACGCTTGGCTGGTCAGCGCTGCAGGTCCCGCCTGTTCCAGGGCAGGACCCAGGCCTGGCCCACCGGCCCCCTGGCTCGGGAAGGCGTGGGCCACATGGTTCCCTCTGGGGCGTCTGCAGCCTCCCCGTCCTCTGTCTAACCTCACCCTCTAAACGTTCAGCGGTGgaaagatttttataattttaaattattactgcTTTGAAATAAATGGACGTTTTAGCTCACATGGCGGCCATGCATGATTTGTGGCAAAAGACGGGGCACAGCTGCTACACCAGCGCTGCAAGCGCCGCCAGGACAGGCCGCGTGGGCCCCCAGCCTCCCCCTCGGCTGCCTCCACGACCCGGAGTTCGAGGGCTTGGGACTGTGAGGATGACCAGCAAAATTCAAGAACAAAACTGCTCCAACAgacttttttaaaggaaaaaatatgtgtatCTTGAAAGCTATTTAAAATACACTACTTACAAAGAGAAGCCGGTGCTGTGGCTTTCCTTCTGCGCCCGTGCGTCAGGAAAGGGCCAAGCTGGGAGGCTGGCCGGGCTCTGCAGAGTCTGGTCCTGTCTCCAGGGGTCTCTGCCTCCTGCAGGGCCTGGCGCCCAGGGCCCACTGGCAAGACTGCTCTCCCGAAGTTAAGGCCAGGAGGGCTGCTGGCGAGGTAGCAGGGTGGCAGTGTCATTGGGTCGTGAAATTTAAAACCAGAAACACCAGGGTGAAAGCGCCAGGGCCCAGCACCTCCGCCCCACCCTTCGGTTGCACCTCAGCCACGCAGGTTCCTGGCCTCTTCTGAAGAGCTGGACCCCACTGCTCAAGGTGGCTGGATGCCTGGCCCGGGGTGCAGCCAGCTCAGGCACAGCTGGCAAGGCATGGGGACCTGCGGGCTCAGGGGGCCGGGGCGGTGGGTTCATCTGAGTTGCTGAAGATCCCACACTCCTGGGACCCAAGAATCAGACGATGGAGACGGAAAACG
This genomic stretch from Nomascus leucogenys isolate Asia chromosome 18, Asia_NLE_v1, whole genome shotgun sequence harbors:
- the RNF126 gene encoding E3 ubiquitin-protein ligase RNF126 isoform X1 — protein: MAEASPHPGRYFCHCCSVEIVPRLPDYICPRCESGFIEELPEETRSTENGSAPSTAPTEQSRPPLEHVDQHLFTLPQGYGQFAFGIFDDSFEIPTFPPGAQADDGRDPESRREREHPSRHRYGARQPRARLTTRRATGRHEGVPTLEGIIQQLVNGIITPATIPSLGPWGVLHSNPMDYAWGANGLDAIITQLLNQFENTGPPPADKEKIQALPTVPVTEEHVGSGLECPVCKDDYALGERVRQLPCNHLFHDGCIVPWLEQHDSCPVCRKSLTGQNTATNPPGLTGVSFSSSSSSSSSSSPSNENATSNS
- the RNF126 gene encoding E3 ubiquitin-protein ligase RNF126 isoform X2 — protein: MAEASPHPGRYFCHCCSVEIVPRLPDYICPRCESGFIEELPEETRSTENGSAPSTAPTEQSRPPLEHVDQHLFTLPQGYGQFAFGIFDDSFEIPTFPPGAQADDGRDPESRREREHPSRHRIIQQLVNGIITPATIPSLGPWGVLHSNPMDYAWGANGLDAIITQLLNQFENTGPPPADKEKIQALPTVPVTEEHVGSGLECPVCKDDYALGERVRQLPCNHLFHDGCIVPWLEQHDSCPVCRKSLTGQNTATNPPGLTGVSFSSSSSSSSSSSPSNENATSNS